A genomic stretch from Microbacterium luteolum includes:
- a CDS encoding aldo/keto reductase yields the protein MTDSPRFSPDVPELHRPYAASESRYQQFAYRQVGTSGLYLPPISLGLWWNFGDNIPLDDQRALLRHAFDRGITHFDLANNYGPPYGSAEKNFGRIFAEDFRPYRDELIISSKAGWDMWPGPYGDFASRKYILASAEQSLTRMGLDHVDIFYSHRADPVTPIAETVGALDTLVRQGKALYVGISSYSAERTAEAVAVAQELGTPLVIHQPAYSILNRWVEDGLTETLEQSGLGAIAFTPLAQGLLTDKYLGDGTAKRAQNRGSLPDGPLGDEAVQTLRALNEIAKGRGQSLAQLALQWTLRSPVVASALIGASRPEQLDENIAAVNGPTLTDEELARIDELSGSIDVDLWATSTEL from the coding sequence GTGACCGACTCCCCGCGCTTCTCTCCCGACGTCCCCGAGCTGCACCGTCCCTATGCGGCCTCCGAGAGTCGCTACCAGCAGTTCGCCTACCGCCAGGTCGGCACGTCGGGTCTGTACCTGCCGCCGATCTCGCTCGGCCTGTGGTGGAACTTCGGCGACAACATCCCGCTCGACGACCAGCGTGCGCTGCTGCGCCACGCGTTCGATCGGGGCATCACGCACTTCGACCTGGCGAACAACTACGGCCCGCCCTACGGCTCGGCCGAGAAGAACTTCGGCCGCATCTTCGCGGAGGACTTCCGCCCGTACCGCGACGAGCTGATCATCTCGTCCAAGGCCGGCTGGGACATGTGGCCGGGACCGTACGGAGATTTCGCGAGCCGCAAGTACATCCTCGCGAGCGCCGAGCAGTCCCTGACCCGCATGGGCCTGGACCACGTCGACATCTTCTACTCGCACAGGGCAGACCCCGTCACGCCGATCGCCGAGACCGTCGGCGCGCTCGACACGCTCGTGCGCCAGGGCAAGGCGCTCTACGTCGGCATCTCGTCGTACAGCGCCGAGCGCACCGCAGAGGCAGTCGCGGTCGCGCAGGAGCTCGGCACGCCCCTGGTCATCCACCAGCCGGCGTACTCGATCCTGAACCGCTGGGTCGAGGACGGCCTCACCGAGACCCTGGAGCAGTCCGGCCTCGGCGCGATCGCCTTCACTCCGCTGGCCCAGGGCCTGCTCACCGACAAGTACCTCGGCGACGGCACGGCGAAGCGCGCGCAGAACCGCGGCTCTCTCCCCGACGGCCCCCTCGGCGACGAGGCCGTGCAGACGCTGCGCGCGCTGAACGAGATCGCGAAGGGCCGTGGCCAGTCCCTCGCGCAGCTGGCCCTGCAGTGGACTCTGCGGAGCCCCGTCGTCGCCTCGGCCCTGATCGGCGCCTCCCGCCCCGAGCAGCTCGACGAGAACATCGCGGCGGTGAACGGGCCGACGCTCACCGACGAGGAGCTCGCCCGCATCGACGAGCTCTCCGGTTCCATCGACGTGGACCTCTGGGCGACCTCGACGGAGCTGTGA
- a CDS encoding MFS transporter produces MPSLGDLVAPRRMGRDFRWLLASSWTSNIGDGVALAAAPLLIASMTSSPILVAAGAILQFLPWLLFGLHAGAIADRFDRRRLVMFANGARAVVLTGLCVFLVTGTANIWIVLAVAFLYGTAEVFVDTAGSTLLPMLVKPADLGLGNARLQAGYLVANQFAGPPLGAFLFAAGTAWPFLLEIICVALAVVLISRMAKTPVPPRRPSTGSGTQGSSGTQERTHPPVHTDIAEGLRWLWRNPPVRMLVLIILVFNVTWAAPWGVLVLYATEHLHMGAVGFGALTTASAIGGLLATACFGSLERHVSFATLMRVVLSLEVLMHLAFALTSTGWVALVIMFVFGAYAFVWGTISTTVRQRLVPAELQGRVASVNMVGVFGGMVIGQALGGVIAEIWGLTGPWWFAFGGAALTLLFVWKPISHIVSATQSNEP; encoded by the coding sequence ATGCCCTCCCTCGGCGACCTCGTCGCGCCCCGCCGCATGGGCCGTGATTTCCGCTGGCTGCTCGCGTCCTCGTGGACGAGCAACATCGGCGACGGCGTGGCCCTGGCTGCCGCACCGCTGCTGATCGCGTCGATGACGTCGTCGCCGATCCTGGTCGCGGCCGGTGCGATCCTGCAGTTCCTCCCCTGGCTGCTCTTCGGTCTGCACGCGGGCGCCATCGCCGACCGCTTCGACCGCCGCCGACTGGTGATGTTCGCGAACGGCGCCCGGGCCGTCGTCCTCACCGGCCTCTGCGTCTTCCTCGTCACCGGCACAGCGAACATCTGGATCGTGCTCGCGGTCGCGTTCCTCTACGGCACGGCCGAGGTGTTCGTCGACACGGCGGGAAGCACCCTGCTGCCGATGCTCGTGAAGCCGGCAGACCTCGGGCTCGGGAACGCTCGGCTGCAGGCGGGCTACCTGGTGGCGAACCAGTTCGCCGGTCCGCCGCTCGGCGCGTTCCTCTTCGCCGCCGGGACCGCCTGGCCCTTCCTCCTCGAGATCATCTGCGTCGCGCTCGCGGTCGTGCTGATCTCGCGGATGGCGAAGACCCCGGTGCCGCCGCGCCGCCCTTCGACAGGCTCAGGGACCCAGGGAAGCTCAGGGACCCAGGAGCGAACGCACCCGCCCGTCCACACCGACATCGCCGAGGGCCTGCGCTGGCTGTGGCGGAACCCGCCGGTGCGGATGCTGGTGCTGATCATCCTCGTGTTCAACGTCACGTGGGCAGCCCCCTGGGGCGTCCTGGTGCTCTATGCGACCGAGCACCTGCACATGGGCGCCGTCGGGTTCGGGGCGCTCACGACCGCCTCCGCGATCGGCGGGCTGCTGGCCACGGCGTGCTTCGGATCGCTGGAGCGGCACGTGTCGTTCGCGACGCTGATGCGCGTGGTGCTGTCGCTCGAGGTGCTGATGCACCTCGCGTTCGCGCTGACGAGCACCGGGTGGGTGGCGCTCGTGATCATGTTCGTCTTCGGCGCCTACGCGTTCGTCTGGGGGACGATCTCGACCACCGTGCGCCAGCGTCTCGTCCCGGCGGAGCTCCAGGGCCGGGTCGCCTCCGTGAACATGGTCGGAGTCTTCGGCGGCATGGTGATCGGTCAGGCGCTCGGCGGCGTGATCGCCGAGATCTGGGGCCTCACGGGGCCGTGGTGGTTCGCCTTCGGCGGCGCTGCCCTGACCCTGCTGTTCGTCTGGAAGCCGATCTCGCACATCGTGAGCGCGACTCAGTCGAACGAGCCGTAG
- a CDS encoding ABC transporter ATP-binding protein: protein MTVSAPMPAERSEILLDVQNLSVEYASPGTTPVTAVHDVSFSLRRGEFVGLVGESGSGKSTLGFALTRLQKPPARISGGRILFGGRDIRELDTEELRRQRQGGFAMVLQSGMNALNPVRTVGAHFQDIFAAHGHVPRESRDARARELIGKVGLDAEVLKRYPGELSGGMRQRASIALALSLEPQLMVFDEPTTALDVLVQHAVMDTIKELQHAERFTAILISHDLGIVLEATDRVMVMHEGRIVEDASSRKILEDPSDEYTRMLLSHYADPRAKTISIPGFVDLGTRRREGRSRTDVTETVPTVSERDSRRADAAIVVEGVSKRYPAPRRGQEAVTAVDDVSFRLEPGEALALVGASGSGKSTIAKLITGVEKPSSGTVRFGDTDVATLKRRGLRDLRKDVQMVFQDPYAALNPLHTVEYALTRPVMNYTKLRGQEARARVLELLETVGLAPVEQFAAKLPHQLSGGQRQRVVIARALASDPQVLIADEPVSMLDVSLRAGVLALLEDLRERWGISMLYITHDLLSARLVTENILVLNSGRVVERGETSEVLQHPEDPYTVQLLDAVPNPARAAR, encoded by the coding sequence ATGACCGTCTCCGCACCGATGCCCGCCGAACGGAGCGAGATCCTGCTCGACGTGCAGAACCTGTCGGTCGAGTACGCCTCGCCCGGCACCACACCGGTCACGGCCGTCCATGACGTGTCGTTCTCCCTCCGTCGCGGCGAGTTCGTCGGCCTGGTCGGCGAATCGGGCTCCGGCAAGTCGACGCTCGGCTTCGCACTGACCCGTCTGCAGAAGCCACCCGCACGGATCAGCGGCGGACGGATCCTGTTCGGAGGCCGCGACATCCGCGAGCTCGACACCGAGGAGCTGCGCCGGCAGCGTCAGGGCGGCTTCGCCATGGTGCTGCAGTCCGGCATGAACGCGCTCAACCCGGTGCGGACCGTCGGCGCGCACTTCCAGGACATCTTCGCCGCCCATGGACACGTGCCTCGCGAGTCCCGCGACGCTCGCGCCCGTGAGCTCATCGGCAAGGTCGGTCTCGACGCCGAGGTGCTGAAGCGCTACCCGGGCGAGCTCTCCGGCGGCATGCGGCAGCGCGCGTCGATCGCGCTCGCGCTGTCGCTCGAACCCCAGCTCATGGTGTTCGACGAGCCGACCACCGCGCTCGACGTGCTGGTGCAGCACGCGGTGATGGACACCATCAAGGAGCTGCAGCACGCCGAGCGCTTCACCGCCATCCTCATCAGCCACGATCTCGGCATCGTGCTCGAGGCCACGGATCGCGTGATGGTGATGCATGAAGGACGGATCGTCGAGGACGCGTCGAGCCGGAAGATCCTCGAGGACCCGAGTGACGAGTACACCCGGATGCTGCTGAGCCACTACGCCGATCCGCGCGCCAAGACCATCTCGATCCCGGGCTTCGTCGACCTCGGCACCCGGCGCCGTGAGGGACGCTCGCGCACCGACGTCACCGAGACCGTGCCGACGGTGTCGGAGCGCGACTCCCGACGCGCGGATGCCGCGATCGTCGTCGAGGGCGTGTCGAAGCGCTACCCGGCGCCGCGCCGCGGCCAGGAGGCCGTCACCGCCGTCGACGACGTGTCGTTCCGGCTGGAGCCGGGCGAGGCGCTCGCCCTCGTCGGAGCATCCGGATCGGGGAAGTCGACCATCGCCAAGCTGATCACCGGCGTCGAGAAGCCCAGCTCCGGCACCGTGCGCTTCGGCGACACGGATGTCGCGACGCTCAAGCGCCGAGGGCTCCGCGACCTGCGCAAGGACGTGCAGATGGTGTTCCAGGATCCGTATGCGGCGCTGAACCCGCTGCACACGGTGGAGTACGCGCTCACGCGGCCCGTCATGAACTACACGAAGCTCCGTGGGCAGGAGGCCAGGGCGCGCGTCCTGGAGCTGCTGGAGACCGTGGGCCTCGCGCCTGTGGAGCAGTTCGCGGCGAAGCTGCCGCATCAGCTCTCCGGAGGGCAGCGGCAGCGCGTCGTGATCGCCAGGGCGCTCGCGAGCGATCCGCAGGTGCTGATCGCCGACGAGCCCGTCTCGATGCTCGACGTCTCGCTGCGCGCCGGCGTGCTGGCGCTCCTCGAGGATCTGCGTGAGCGCTGGGGCATCAGCATGCTCTACATCACGCACGACCTGCTGAGCGCGCGACTCGTGACCGAGAACATCCTGGTGCTGAACAGCGGACGTGTCGTCGAACGCGGCGAGACGTCGGAGGTGCTGCAGCATCCGGAGGATCCGTACACGGTCCAGCTGCTGGATGCCGTGCCCAATCCTGCCCGCGCGGCGCGCTGA
- a CDS encoding TatD family hydrolase: protein MVDTYVRERSGDGRKDLKYPPAPEPLAVPVYDNHAHLEILDGDPSSGSGTQGLSLTEQLDRAQAVGIAGVVQASGDIESSRWAVEAAASDPRVLAAVAIHPNDAPTYAEEGRLDEAIAVIDELAAHPRTRAIGETGLDFFRTEPERQGAQHESFESHIALAKKHGIAMQIHDREAHDAVLETLGRVGAPERTVFHCFSGDEAMAKICADAGYHLSFAGNVTFKNAQNLRDALKVTPLDRILVETDAPFLTPVPLRGRPNAPYLVPITVRFMAAELGIDVDELSRQLAANTLRVYGSFD, encoded by the coding sequence ATGGTTGACACGTACGTGCGCGAGCGCTCGGGAGACGGGCGCAAGGACCTGAAGTACCCGCCCGCTCCCGAGCCGCTCGCCGTACCCGTGTACGACAACCACGCGCATCTCGAGATCCTCGACGGCGACCCTTCGTCAGGCTCAGGGACCCAGGGGCTGAGCCTGACCGAGCAGCTCGACCGGGCGCAGGCGGTCGGGATCGCCGGCGTCGTGCAGGCATCGGGCGACATCGAGTCGTCACGGTGGGCCGTGGAGGCGGCGGCATCCGATCCGCGCGTGCTGGCGGCCGTCGCGATCCACCCGAACGACGCGCCGACCTATGCGGAGGAAGGCCGTCTCGACGAGGCGATCGCGGTGATCGACGAGCTCGCCGCGCACCCGCGCACGCGCGCGATCGGCGAGACCGGTCTCGACTTCTTCCGCACGGAGCCGGAGCGCCAGGGGGCGCAGCACGAGTCCTTCGAGTCGCACATCGCGCTCGCGAAGAAGCACGGCATCGCGATGCAGATCCACGACCGGGAGGCACACGACGCGGTACTCGAGACTCTCGGCCGTGTCGGCGCCCCGGAGCGCACCGTCTTCCACTGCTTCTCCGGTGACGAGGCGATGGCGAAGATCTGCGCGGATGCCGGCTACCACCTGTCGTTCGCCGGCAACGTCACGTTCAAGAACGCCCAGAACCTGCGCGACGCGCTGAAGGTCACCCCGCTCGATCGCATCCTCGTCGAGACCGACGCCCCCTTCCTCACGCCGGTGCCGCTGCGCGGACGTCCGAACGCCCCGTACCTCGTGCCGATCACGGTGCGCTTCATGGCCGCCGAGCTCGGGATCGACGTCGACGAGCTCTCCCGGCAGCTCGCCGCCAACACGCTCCGCGTCTACGGCTCGTTCGACTGA
- a CDS encoding glycoside hydrolase family 1 protein: MLTFPDGFLWGAATAAHQVEGNNTTSNWWAMEHAPGSPMVEPSGDAADHFHRYPEDMRLLADAGLNSYRFSVEWARIEPERGFVSRAMLDHYRRMIDTARENGLDPTVTLMHFTVPQWFQKDGFWRADDAVDLFSRYVETVLPILDGVTYVCTINEPNIAAMLAGGEDAANLVAYGLPNPDLAVADTLLDAHHRASEIVRSVSGAQAGWTIATQAFHSTGEPGADEMVSTYGDPRDHWYLDQSAGDDFVGVQAYTRTFIGPEGPRPVADDVETTLTGWEFFPEALELGVRSAWERSGGVPILVTENGIATADDTRRIAYTQGALEGLHRAISDGIDVRAYQHWSALDNYEWASGFAPTFGLIGFDRETFVRSPKPSLAWLGEVARRNGL, encoded by the coding sequence GTGCTCACATTCCCTGACGGCTTTCTCTGGGGAGCTGCGACCGCAGCCCATCAGGTGGAGGGGAACAACACGACCAGCAACTGGTGGGCCATGGAGCATGCCCCAGGGTCTCCCATGGTGGAGCCCTCGGGCGATGCCGCCGACCACTTCCACCGGTACCCGGAGGACATGCGTCTGCTGGCGGATGCCGGACTGAACTCCTACCGCTTCTCGGTGGAGTGGGCGCGGATCGAGCCGGAGCGCGGTTTCGTCTCGCGCGCGATGCTCGACCACTACCGCCGCATGATCGACACGGCGCGGGAGAACGGGCTCGACCCCACGGTCACGCTGATGCACTTCACGGTGCCGCAGTGGTTCCAGAAGGACGGCTTCTGGCGGGCGGATGACGCGGTCGACCTGTTCTCGCGCTACGTCGAGACCGTGCTGCCGATCCTCGACGGCGTGACCTACGTCTGCACGATCAACGAGCCGAACATCGCCGCCATGCTCGCCGGGGGAGAGGATGCGGCGAACCTCGTCGCCTACGGCCTCCCGAACCCCGACCTCGCGGTCGCGGACACGCTCCTCGACGCCCACCACCGGGCATCCGAGATCGTGCGCAGCGTCTCGGGCGCGCAGGCCGGCTGGACCATCGCGACCCAGGCCTTCCATTCCACGGGCGAGCCCGGCGCCGACGAGATGGTGTCCACCTACGGCGATCCGCGCGACCACTGGTACCTCGACCAGTCCGCCGGCGACGACTTCGTCGGCGTGCAGGCGTACACCCGCACCTTCATCGGCCCAGAGGGCCCGCGGCCGGTCGCCGACGACGTGGAGACCACCCTCACGGGCTGGGAGTTCTTCCCCGAGGCTCTCGAGCTGGGCGTGCGCAGCGCGTGGGAGCGCAGCGGCGGCGTGCCGATCCTGGTGACCGAGAATGGCATCGCCACCGCCGATGACACCCGGCGCATCGCCTACACGCAGGGCGCCCTGGAAGGTCTGCACCGGGCGATCTCGGACGGCATCGACGTGCGCGCCTACCAGCACTGGAGCGCGCTGGACAACTACGAGTGGGCGAGCGGATTCGCGCCGACATTCGGGCTGATCGGCTTCGATCGCGAGACGTTCGTGCGCTCGCCGAAGCCCTCTCTCGCATGGCTGGGAGAAGTCGCGAGGCGCAACGGCCTCTGA
- a CDS encoding molybdopterin-dependent oxidoreductase — protein sequence MTHAMRETRAGDRLRSAAAGLSAAVVGVGVAELVAAIVEPAASPFAVIGGGLIDLAPAWAKDTAIALFGTGDKIALITGIALVLAVVAAGAGLLELRRSGLGATILGGLGALAVVAAMIRPGAGPFAWLPGIVAGVVAVIALRLLIRRLRPIAGIRPDGVDRRRFLVWTAGAAAVGVATLIVGNVARGATRSIDAVRSALQLPKAASAAPPVPTGAELDIPGLAPVVTPNTEFYRIDTALIVPRIDPADWSLRIHGMVDREVVISWDELLALPMQEADVTLACVSNTVGGDLIGNARWLGYPVRELLARAGVSADADMVLSTSADGFTASTPLEALTDDRDALFAIGMNGEPLPMEHGFPVRMVVPGLYGYVSATKWVTQLEVTRFDRATAYWTTRGWSDHGPIKLQSRIDVPRGGGSVEPGETVIAGMAWQQHVGVDGVEVRIDGGDWQRAELADAISTDTWVQWRLPWTAQSGRHTLECRAIGADGKTQTDQPAAPAPDGAQGWHRVEVSVA from the coding sequence ATGACGCATGCGATGCGCGAGACGCGCGCCGGCGACCGGCTGCGATCGGCGGCCGCGGGACTCAGTGCCGCGGTCGTCGGCGTCGGCGTCGCGGAACTCGTCGCGGCGATCGTCGAGCCCGCCGCGAGCCCCTTCGCCGTGATCGGGGGCGGGCTGATCGATCTCGCACCGGCCTGGGCGAAGGACACGGCCATCGCGCTGTTCGGCACCGGCGACAAGATCGCGCTGATCACGGGCATCGCCCTGGTGCTCGCGGTCGTCGCCGCCGGTGCGGGGCTCCTGGAGCTGCGTCGGTCGGGTCTCGGCGCGACGATCCTGGGCGGCCTCGGGGCCCTCGCCGTCGTCGCCGCGATGATCCGTCCCGGCGCAGGGCCGTTCGCGTGGCTGCCCGGCATCGTCGCGGGCGTCGTGGCGGTGATCGCGTTGCGTCTGCTCATCCGCCGGTTGCGACCGATCGCCGGGATCCGCCCTGACGGCGTGGATCGGCGGCGATTCCTGGTCTGGACCGCGGGTGCGGCCGCCGTCGGCGTCGCGACCCTCATCGTGGGCAACGTCGCGCGCGGCGCGACCCGCTCGATCGATGCGGTCCGGTCGGCACTGCAGCTGCCGAAAGCGGCCAGTGCGGCGCCGCCCGTCCCGACAGGTGCGGAACTGGACATCCCGGGTCTCGCTCCCGTCGTGACTCCGAACACGGAGTTCTACCGCATCGACACCGCCCTGATCGTCCCGCGGATCGACCCCGCCGACTGGTCGCTGCGCATCCACGGCATGGTCGATCGCGAGGTCGTGATCTCCTGGGATGAACTGCTCGCCCTGCCGATGCAGGAGGCCGACGTCACGCTCGCGTGCGTCTCGAACACCGTCGGCGGCGACCTGATCGGGAATGCGCGTTGGCTCGGTTACCCGGTGCGCGAGCTGCTCGCGCGCGCCGGCGTCTCGGCGGATGCCGACATGGTGCTGTCGACGTCGGCGGACGGCTTCACGGCATCCACGCCTCTCGAGGCACTCACCGACGATCGGGACGCGCTGTTCGCGATCGGGATGAACGGCGAACCGCTGCCGATGGAGCACGGGTTCCCGGTGCGGATGGTCGTCCCGGGTCTCTACGGCTACGTGTCGGCGACGAAATGGGTCACGCAGCTCGAGGTCACGCGCTTCGATCGAGCGACGGCCTACTGGACCACGCGCGGATGGTCGGACCACGGCCCGATCAAGCTGCAGTCGCGCATCGACGTGCCACGGGGCGGCGGCAGCGTCGAGCCGGGGGAGACGGTCATCGCCGGCATGGCCTGGCAGCAGCACGTCGGCGTCGACGGCGTCGAGGTCCGCATCGACGGCGGCGACTGGCAGCGCGCCGAACTCGCCGACGCGATCTCGACCGATACCTGGGTGCAGTGGCGGCTTCCGTGGACCGCGCAGAGCGGGCGGCACACGCTGGAATGCCGTGCGATCGGCGCCGACGGGAAGACCCAGACGGACCAGCCGGCGGCCCCGGCGCCCGACGGCGCTCAGGGCTGGCATCGGGTCGAGGTCTCGGTCGCCTGA
- the metG gene encoding methionine--tRNA ligase: MPAGESFYITTPIYYPSDVPHIGHGYTSVAVDTLARWHRQAGDDTWMLTGTDEHGQKMLRAAAANNVTPQEWVDKLVSEAWFPLLETLDVANDDFIRTTQERHETNVQTFFQRLYDRGYIYAGEYEALYCVGCEEFKPESEIVDGTGPFEGLKVCAIHSKPLELLQEKNYFFKLSEFQDRLLELYRTQPDFVRPDSARNEVVSFVSQGLKDLSISRSTFDWGIPLPWDESHVIYVWVDALLNYATAVGYGADEETFARRWPAYHVVGKDILRFHAVIWPALLMAAGLEVPKGVFAHGWLLVGGEKMSKSKLTGIAPTEITDVFGSDAYRYYFLSAIAFGQDGSFSWEDLSARYQSELANGFGNLASRTTAMIEKYFEGIVPPPADYTEQDLAIQKIVADAASKADASVTQFRIDEAISSIWTIVDALNGYITENEPWALARDEDQRGRLGTVLYTCAEGLRALAVLLSPVMPQSTEKLWHALGAGESLGRLQDQPIREAGAWGALQPGTSVNGLAPLFPRVESTA, from the coding sequence ATGCCCGCAGGCGAATCGTTCTACATCACCACGCCCATCTACTACCCCTCCGACGTACCTCACATCGGTCACGGGTACACGTCGGTGGCTGTCGACACTCTCGCGCGGTGGCACCGCCAGGCGGGGGATGACACCTGGATGCTGACCGGCACGGACGAGCACGGCCAGAAGATGCTGCGGGCTGCTGCGGCCAACAACGTGACGCCGCAGGAATGGGTCGACAAGCTCGTCAGCGAGGCGTGGTTCCCGCTGCTGGAGACGCTCGACGTCGCCAACGACGACTTCATCCGCACCACGCAGGAGCGCCACGAGACGAACGTGCAGACGTTCTTCCAGCGTCTCTACGACCGCGGCTACATCTACGCGGGCGAGTACGAGGCGCTGTACTGCGTGGGCTGCGAGGAATTCAAGCCCGAGTCCGAGATCGTCGACGGCACCGGTCCCTTCGAGGGGCTGAAGGTCTGCGCGATCCACTCGAAGCCGCTGGAGCTGCTGCAGGAGAAGAACTACTTCTTCAAGCTCAGCGAGTTCCAGGACCGCCTGCTCGAGCTGTACCGGACGCAGCCCGACTTCGTGCGCCCCGATTCGGCGCGCAACGAGGTCGTGTCGTTCGTCAGCCAGGGTCTGAAGGATCTGTCGATCTCGCGCTCCACGTTCGACTGGGGCATTCCGCTGCCGTGGGATGAGTCGCACGTCATCTACGTGTGGGTGGACGCGCTCCTGAACTACGCCACGGCCGTCGGATACGGCGCCGACGAGGAGACGTTCGCGCGCCGCTGGCCCGCCTACCACGTGGTGGGCAAGGACATCCTGCGTTTCCACGCCGTCATCTGGCCGGCGCTGCTGATGGCCGCCGGACTCGAGGTGCCGAAGGGCGTGTTCGCACACGGATGGCTGCTCGTCGGCGGCGAGAAGATGTCGAAGTCGAAGCTCACCGGCATCGCGCCGACCGAGATCACCGACGTCTTCGGCTCCGACGCGTACCGCTACTACTTCCTGTCGGCGATCGCCTTCGGGCAGGACGGATCCTTCTCCTGGGAGGACCTGTCGGCGCGCTACCAGTCCGAGCTCGCGAACGGCTTCGGCAACCTCGCCTCGCGCACCACGGCGATGATCGAGAAGTACTTCGAGGGCATCGTGCCGCCGCCTGCCGACTACACCGAGCAGGACCTCGCGATCCAGAAGATCGTGGCGGATGCCGCCTCGAAGGCGGATGCCTCCGTCACGCAGTTCCGCATCGACGAGGCGATCTCGTCGATCTGGACCATCGTCGACGCGCTCAACGGCTACATCACCGAGAACGAGCCGTGGGCCCTCGCCCGCGACGAGGACCAGCGCGGCCGCCTCGGCACCGTGCTGTACACCTGCGCCGAGGGCCTGCGGGCGCTCGCCGTGCTGCTCTCGCCGGTGATGCCGCAGTCGACCGAGAAGCTCTGGCACGCGCTCGGCGCCGGCGAGAGCCTCGGTCGTCTGCAGGATCAGCCGATCCGTGAGGCCGGAGCCTGGGGTGCGCTGCAGCCCGGCACGAGCGTCAACGGACTCGCCCCGCTGTTCCCGCGGGTGGAGTCCACCGCCTGA
- the rsmA gene encoding 16S rRNA (adenine(1518)-N(6)/adenine(1519)-N(6))-dimethyltransferase RsmA, translating to MTITLLGATEIRRLAAELDVTPTKKLGQNFVVDANTVRKIVQAARVQPGERVVEVGPGLGSLTLAILETGASVTAVEIDHRLAARLAQTAAEHGVEPDRLTVVDADALRITELHGEPTVLVANLPYNVSVPVLLHFLEHFDYLKRGVVMVQSEVAERLAAKPGSKIYGTPSVKAAWYGDWRLSGTVSRQVFWPVPNVDSLLVGFDRSEGERGSEDERRRTFQIVDAAFNQRRKMLRQALSGIFGSSAAASEVLIAAGVAPTARGEDLTVDDYQRIAQHAASMNAESVRD from the coding sequence ATGACCATCACGCTGCTCGGCGCCACCGAGATCCGCCGCCTTGCCGCAGAGCTCGACGTGACCCCGACGAAGAAGCTCGGACAGAACTTCGTCGTCGACGCCAACACGGTCCGCAAGATCGTGCAGGCCGCTCGCGTGCAGCCGGGGGAGCGGGTCGTCGAGGTCGGGCCCGGACTCGGCTCCCTCACCCTCGCGATCCTCGAGACCGGGGCATCCGTGACCGCGGTCGAGATCGATCACCGTCTGGCGGCGCGGCTGGCGCAGACGGCCGCCGAGCACGGCGTCGAACCGGACCGGCTCACGGTCGTCGACGCCGATGCCCTCCGCATCACCGAGCTGCACGGCGAGCCCACCGTGCTCGTCGCCAACCTGCCGTACAACGTCTCGGTCCCCGTGCTCCTGCACTTCCTCGAGCACTTCGACTACCTGAAGCGCGGCGTGGTCATGGTGCAGTCCGAGGTGGCCGAACGGCTCGCCGCCAAGCCGGGGTCGAAGATCTACGGCACACCGAGCGTCAAAGCCGCCTGGTACGGCGACTGGCGGCTCTCCGGCACCGTGTCGCGCCAGGTGTTCTGGCCGGTGCCGAACGTCGACAGCCTGCTGGTCGGATTCGACCGTTCGGAGGGGGAGCGCGGGAGCGAGGACGAGCGCCGCCGCACCTTCCAGATCGTGGATGCCGCCTTCAATCAGCGCCGCAAGATGCTCCGCCAGGCACTGTCCGGAATCTTCGGCAGCTCTGCCGCGGCATCCGAGGTCCTGATCGCCGCCGGCGTCGCGCCGACGGCACGCGGGGAGGACCTCACGGTGGACGACTATCAGCGCATCGCGCAACATGCCGCATCGATGAACGCGGAGAGCGTCAGGGACTAA